AATTATTGCATGTTACATCGAGCCTAAAAGTTGGCGGCGCAGAAACACTACTCTGCGATTTAATCAACACTATGGATGGCCAAAAATTTGAACACCATGTTATTTATTTTCATGATGGACCTCATAGCGATTGTCTGAAAAAGGCAGGTGTGCCGACGTATCATATTAAAGGCGCTATCGCGCTGTACGACCCAATTTTCTTCAAACGTCTTTACACTACGATAAAAAAAATTAACCCCGATTGTATGCATACACAACTGTGGGCTGCCAACAACACCGGCAGAGTTATTGCCCGCATGCTGAATATTCCTATCGTTTGCGCATTGCACAATAAAGTCAGTCAAGATGGTTTTTTACGTAACAGTATTGACCGTTGCACAACCCGTTTTGCTGATGCTTTTATTGCTATCTCACCAAACGTTGCAACATCACTTACCACGCGCAGCACGTGGATTTCTCCTGCGCGTATAACCATCATCCCTAATGGCGTTGACGGTGCATTACTCCACACCAAAGCTGCGCATGAAAACGTTGAACGTGCATCACTTGGCCTAACACCGGAACATTTTGTCATCGGCTCTGTAGGCCGATTTGTCCCAATAAAACAGTACGACATCATGCTTAAAGCATTTGCACTCGTACATCAACAAGCGCCTCATGCACGATTAATGCTCGTGGGCCTAGGACCATTAGAACAACAATTACGCCAACAAGCACAAGAACTTGGCATCAGCGCTCAAGTTATTTTTATTATCGATCAACCAGCCTATCGTTATTATCCGTTGTTTGATTGTTTTTCACTCGCCTACAATCAAGAAGGCATTTCTGTTGCACTGCTCGAAGCCATGAGTTTTAATCTTCCCTGTGTTATTGCGGATGTTGATCCAACGCATATGGTTCTCAAGCATGAATTTAACGGCCTTTTGATTCCCACAGCAACGCCACAGGCACTTGCACAAAACTACCTACGTCTTATCCAAGATC
The window above is part of the Candidatus Dependentiae bacterium genome. Proteins encoded here:
- a CDS encoding glycosyltransferase; translated protein: MTKIQLLHVTSSLKVGGAETLLCDLINTMDGQKFEHHVIYFHDGPHSDCLKKAGVPTYHIKGAIALYDPIFFKRLYTTIKKINPDCMHTQLWAANNTGRVIARMLNIPIVCALHNKVSQDGFLRNSIDRCTTRFADAFIAISPNVATSLTTRSTWISPARITIIPNGVDGALLHTKAAHENVERASLGLTPEHFVIGSVGRFVPIKQYDIMLKAFALVHQQAPHARLMLVGLGPLEQQLRQQAQELGISAQVIFIIDQPAYRYYPLFDCFSLAYNQEGISVALLEAMSFNLPCVIADVDPTHMVLKHEFNGLLIPTATPQALAQNYLRLIQDPGLSQQLGIHARDTVENNFSFKKMLHAYEALFQETVQCH